A segment of the Streptococcus dysgalactiae subsp. dysgalactiae genome:
TAGTACATTAGAAGGGTAAAGAGAGCTGGGAGAAGGGCTGGAGCAATTTTATCAAGCATCCCTTGAATTGTCACAAATTTTTGTGCTGCATTTGCCGCATCCACCTTGCCAGCGGCAAAAGTAATGGGAACAGTAATTTTAACAGAAGTAGCCGCTAGTCCAGCGATAACGGTAACGCCGACAATATTTGCCATGCGCGACACAACCGCCATTTGTTCACTTAATTTATCAATAAAGTTTGTGCCGACCTTATAGCCATAGAGTCCAGAACCAATTTTAATAGCGGTTAGGATAATATTCATGGCTAGGAAGAAGAGGATTGGTCCCAAAACCAGACCATCACTAGCTAAGGAAGCTGCAATCGTTGAAAAGAGTGGCGCCAAGCAAAATTGTGATAAGGAGTCACCGATACCAGCTAAAGGCCCCATAAGTGCCATTTTGATGTTTCGGGTTTCTTCTTCAGGGCGATCATTTTCTAACATGACCAAGTGCAGACTGGTGATGAAAGGAAGGAAGTGAGGGTTAGTATTGTAAAACTCACAGTTATCTTCTAAAGCTTGATATAAGCCCTTTTTATCACTGCCAAAATGTTTTTTTAAGGCAGGATAGATGACATTGGCGTATCCGATACCTTGGTAATTACTGTAATTAAACCCATTTTGTAGGAAGAAAGCTCTCAGAGCTGTTTTGAGGTAATCTTTCTTGGTTAATTTATTAGATCCAGTCATCTTGTTGACCTCCTTGGACAGTTGTTGCATCGACTTGCTTAGGTTTGTTGTAAAATTCATTCAAGGCGAAAATGATACCAATAATAGCGATACCAATGGTTGGAATTTGGAGGTAGGCTGCACAAACATAACCAATTAGTACAAACGGAATTAATTCTTTTTTGGCCATAACAGATAAGATCATGGCAAATCCGATAGCAGGTAACATTTTACCAGCGACAGTCAATCCATTGAGCAAGACAGGTGGGATATAGTCAACCAAGTGAAGGAGAGTATCCATTGACAAGGCACCTAATAAACCAAGGCCTAATCCGATAAAAGCGAAAGCCCAGATAGTGCCATTGGCAGCGAATTTGAAACCTTTAATATTGCCTTTTTGCAATTGTTTTTTAGCGGTTTCGGGAGCACCAGCAAAAGCTGTATAGACGAATGTTTGAAGGAACTGGATGGCAACTGCGATTGGTGTTGATAAGGCTAGTGCCGCTTCTGGGGTGACTTTACCAGCACTGGTAATAGCCATCAAGGTACCAAAGATACCAGGGCCGATAGGATTAGGAGGAACGGTACCCCCGGCACCCACTCCAAATCCCATATAAGCTAATTCGGAGATGGCTCCCATGCTAAGCGCAGTTGGCAAGTCACCTAGGATAATCCCTACACCAAAAGACAGAATAATACAACGGTTGGTGTAGATGCCAAGTAACATTCCGCTGAAACAAAAGGCTGTCCAAAGACCAATTAAAAGTGCCTGTAACAAATTGATATCCATATCAATCTCCTTTATTCATTAAATATAATCTAAGATGTCAACGTCAGAGGCGCTATTGCCAGCTGGAGTTGTTTTGGTGTTAAAAACCACTTGGTGGTCATGGGCTAGGCAACGAATAGCAGACTTGTCTGTTTCTCCCAGCGAAATAAACTGGGTAATCGCAACCTTATCATCAGTTTTATGAATATTACCGATATTGATTTCTGTGATGGGAACACCCCCTTCGACTAGGCGTTTGGCATCTTGCAAATCTTTGACCACGATGAAGATACTTTGAGCAGGACTTGCTTTATGAATGATGTCAATCACTTTTTGAATGGAGAAAAAACGAATGGCAATACTGGATGGGATAACTGTTTTCATAAGGGATTGTTGAATCTTATCTTCAGAAACGGCATCGTTAGCGACGATAACAGTGTTGCAGTTGAGGAATTTGACCCATAATTGCCCCTGTCCGTGAATCAAGCGCTCATCAACTCGCGTCATGATAATGTTTGGTTGTGTCATAAAATCTCCTTTTTAAATGTGATTATCGGTGTTTGTTACCAGTAAGGGTTCCAGTCTTTGTAGAAGCGAAGTAGAGCTTCAAGGTAGTAATAGTCTCCCCAGATATTTCCTTCATTCACCCCTTTTCCAGAGTGCCAAGAATAGACTCCGTGAAGCAGTAGAGGAGCACCAGGCTTGAGATCTTTGTTAGCATAATCCTTAATCAAGGCTCTTAGCATGCTGTGCATGGCAGCTTCGTATGTTTTTTTATCAGGATCACTGTCTGGTAAGGTTTTTAACATTTCGTGGATACCACATACAGCAATGGCTGTTGCTGAACTATCACGAGACTGTCCACTTCCATCTCCAAAAATTAAATCCCAGTAGGATACCTGGTCTTTAGGAAGACGGTTCAAGAAATAATGGGTCATGCCCTTGAAGAGTTGAATGAGTTCAGGTTCTTTTAGGAAACGATAGGTCAAAGGAATACCATAAATGCCCCAAGCTTGCCCTCTGGCCCAGGCCGAATCATCGCTATAACCTTGTCGGGTTACTCCTTTAACAGGATTGCCTGTTTCTGGATCAAAGTAGAAGGTATGGTAAGCAGAGGCGTCATCTCGGATGACATGATTCGCTGAGGCGTAGAAATGGTTGATCGCCATGTCGCGGTAACGGTTGTCTCCAGTTTCTTGGCTAGCAAAAAAGAGTAATTGGATGTTTAGGAGGCAATCAATGATTAAACGGTAATCTTCTTTTTTCCCCAGCTCCCCCCAGGCCTGAATAAAGCCGCCTTTGTCTTGATAGCGTTGGACTAATTTGTCGGCTGCTTTCAAAGCAGCTTCTCTAGCCTCAGGTGTTTTTAAAAGTTTCCATTCAGCCATGCAAGAAGGGGTGTAAAGAAAGCCCAAATCATGGTGATCTAGCTCAATGTCTCTTGTTACTCGATCTAGGAAAGAAAGGTCATTTGCTTGAGCCAGAGCTTTAATGGCATCATCTCCACTGTATTCGTAAGCTAACCAGAGGCAGCCAGTCCAAAAGGCATTGGTCCATTCCGTGTTGTCCATAATGGCGTATTGGTTATCTTTGGTAGCTGGCGTTGGAAAATCCTCTTTGAAGTAGTCCATATTAAGCCGAACTTGTTTGAGGGCTAAGTCAAGGGCATGAGTAATGTCTTCTTGGCTTAGGAAATCCTCTTTTGTAAATCGTTCAGGCTGCTTGATAGGTTCAAGAGCAATGGTTTTTAAAGGTCGTGTCATTAAATGCCTCCTAACTCATCGTCTGTCGCACCGTCTTCTTGCTGAGAAAGAGTCTTCCAGTCAACAATGCCTTCTTTAGAACATGTTATAAGTCCTGATACTAAGTCGTCAAAAGAAGCTGCTGTTTGTCTTGCAAAACTAGCTTCAATCAGCATAGCTAAGTTAAGACCAGAAAGAACATTACACGTCGTGTTTGGAAGAGATTCCATTAAGGTTGCAGCGACTTTAAAAGGGGTACCTCCTAGAAGGTCACAAAGAACTAAAGTTTCCTCTTCTGGGATTAAAGCACGAGATAATTGGTCCTGCACATCAGCGGTGGTCATCTCAGCAGTAAAATCAATAGCAGTTACCTTTTCTTGTTGTCCTGCAATTAACTCTAGGGATGAGACAATCCCACTTGCAAAGTGTCCATGTCCCATAACAATAATAGCAATCATGATAAAACTCCTTTTAGTTTACCGGTTTACTTAAAAACATTGTAGCGCTTTCAAAATTCTTTGTCAATACTTTTTTTAAAAGATTTTTGAAAAAGAAAAAGTGAGCAGTTGTGCTAAAAAAGAATCAAAAATTGCCTCTTTTGCAACTATTTAATGTAGAAAAGCCTTAGTAGCTATTAAAAATAGGATAAGGCGAAATAATAGTGACAGTTTGGATAGAACATTTTTTTAAATTTTTGAACCGTTTTCATTAAAATGATTGACAAAACTAGTTTACTTTGTTATAGTTTTGGTAAACAGGTTTACTTAATATAAAAACAAAAAGGAGAATCCTATGGAAAATATGTTTTCGTTACAAGGTAAGATTGCCTTGATTACCGGAGCATCCTACGGTATTGGTTTTGAAATTGCCAAAGCCTATGCTCAAGCGGGTGCAACCATTGTGTTTAATGACGTCAAACAAGAGTTAGTTGATAGAGGGATGGCTGCCTATCGAGAATTAGGGATAGAAGCTCATGGCTATGTTTGTGACGTGACTGATGAAGCTGGTATCCAACAGATGGTTAGTCAAATTGAAGATGAAGTAGGTGTTATTGATATTCTGGTCAACAATGCAGGTATTATTAGACGCACGCCGATGCTTGAAATGGCCGCAGAAGATTTTCGTCAAGTCATTGATATTGATTTAAATGCACCTTTTATTGTGTCAAAAGCAGTTTTGCCATCGATGATTGCAAAAGGACATGGTAAAATTATAAATATCTGTTCTATGATGAGTGAATTGGGCCGTGAAACTGTTAGTGCCTACGCGGCGGCTAAAGGTGGCTTGAAAATGTTAACCAAAAATATAGCCTCTGAGTTTGGAGAAGCCAACATTCAGTGTAATGGGATTGGTCCTGGCTACATTGCGACACCACAAACAGCTCCGTTAAGAGAGCGACAAGCAGATGGTAGTCGTCATCCTTTTGATCAATTTATCATTGCTAAAACACCAGCAGCACGTTGGGGGACAACAGAAGACTTAGCTGGTCCAGCTGTTTTTCTAGCTAGCGATGCCAGTAATTTTGTGAACGGCCATATCCTTTATGTCGACGGTGGCATTTTAGCTTATATTGGAAAACAACCTTAATCACACACTAGAAAGAGATTTTATATGAAAATTGCATTAATTAATGAAAATAGTCAAGCGGCTAAAAATGGTATTATTTACGATGCCCTTACCTCAGTGACAGATAAACACGGCTACCAAGTCTTTAACTATGGCATGTATGGCACAGAAGGTGAAAGCCAGTTGACCTACGTTCAAAATGGACTCTTAGCTTCTATTTTATTGACCACTAAGGCGGCCGATTTTGTGGTGACTGGTTGTGGAACAGGTGTTGGAGCTATGTTGGCCTTGAACAGTTTCCCAGGAGTTACCTGTGGTTTTGCGAGTGAGCCAACAGAAGCTTATCTCTTTTCTCAAATCAATGGTGGTAATGCCTTGTCTATTCCTTTTGCCAAAGGTTTTGGTTGGGGAGCAGAGTTGAATTTGACCTTAATATTTGAACGCCTCTTTGCAGAACCAATGGGCGGTGGTTACCCTAAAGAGCGAGCTATTCCTGAACAGCGGAATGCACGTATTTTAAGTGATTTGAAAAAAATTACTTACAGAGATTTGTTGGCGATTGTCAAAGATATCGACCAAGATTTCCTCAAAGAAACGATTTCTGGCGCTCATTTCCAAGAGTACTTCTTTGCCAATGCAGAGCCGTCAGAATTAGTCACTTATTTGAAATCAGTACTTGAACAGTAATTCCATTTTG
Coding sequences within it:
- a CDS encoding PTS sugar transporter subunit IIA gives rise to the protein MIAIIVMGHGHFASGIVSSLELIAGQQEKVTAIDFTAEMTTADVQDQLSRALIPEEETLVLCDLLGGTPFKVAATLMESLPNTTCNVLSGLNLAMLIEASFARQTAASFDDLVSGLITCSKEGIVDWKTLSQQEDGATDDELGGI
- a CDS encoding PTS sugar transporter subunit IIB → MTQPNIIMTRVDERLIHGQGQLWVKFLNCNTVIVANDAVSEDKIQQSLMKTVIPSSIAIRFFSIQKVIDIIHKASPAQSIFIVVKDLQDAKRLVEGGVPITEINIGNIHKTDDKVAITQFISLGETDKSAIRCLAHDHQVVFNTKTTPAGNSASDVDILDYI
- a CDS encoding PTS mannose/fructose/sorbose/N-acetylgalactosamine transporter subunit IIC, translated to MDINLLQALLIGLWTAFCFSGMLLGIYTNRCIILSFGVGIILGDLPTALSMGAISELAYMGFGVGAGGTVPPNPIGPGIFGTLMAITSAGKVTPEAALALSTPIAVAIQFLQTFVYTAFAGAPETAKKQLQKGNIKGFKFAANGTIWAFAFIGLGLGLLGALSMDTLLHLVDYIPPVLLNGLTVAGKMLPAIGFAMILSVMAKKELIPFVLIGYVCAAYLQIPTIGIAIIGIIFALNEFYNKPKQVDATTVQGGQQDDWI
- a CDS encoding PTS system mannose/fructose/sorbose family transporter subunit IID, whose product is MTGSNKLTKKDYLKTALRAFFLQNGFNYSNYQGIGYANVIYPALKKHFGSDKKGLYQALEDNCEFYNTNPHFLPFITSLHLVMLENDRPEEETRNIKMALMGPLAGIGDSLSQFCLAPLFSTIAASLASDGLVLGPILFFLAMNIILTAIKIGSGLYGYKVGTNFIDKLSEQMAVVSRMANIVGVTVIAGLAATSVKITVPITFAAGKVDAANAAQKFVTIQGMLDKIAPALLPALFTLLMYYLIKNKKWTTYKLVLLTVLIGIIGSWLGILA
- a CDS encoding glycoside hydrolase family 88 protein codes for the protein MTRPLKTIALEPIKQPERFTKEDFLSQEDITHALDLALKQVRLNMDYFKEDFPTPATKDNQYAIMDNTEWTNAFWTGCLWLAYEYSGDDAIKALAQANDLSFLDRVTRDIELDHHDLGFLYTPSCMAEWKLLKTPEAREAALKAADKLVQRYQDKGGFIQAWGELGKKEDYRLIIDCLLNIQLLFFASQETGDNRYRDMAINHFYASANHVIRDDASAYHTFYFDPETGNPVKGVTRQGYSDDSAWARGQAWGIYGIPLTYRFLKEPELIQLFKGMTHYFLNRLPKDQVSYWDLIFGDGSGQSRDSSATAIAVCGIHEMLKTLPDSDPDKKTYEAAMHSMLRALIKDYANKDLKPGAPLLLHGVYSWHSGKGVNEGNIWGDYYYLEALLRFYKDWNPYW
- a CDS encoding gluconate 5-dehydrogenase; this encodes MENMFSLQGKIALITGASYGIGFEIAKAYAQAGATIVFNDVKQELVDRGMAAYRELGIEAHGYVCDVTDEAGIQQMVSQIEDEVGVIDILVNNAGIIRRTPMLEMAAEDFRQVIDIDLNAPFIVSKAVLPSMIAKGHGKIINICSMMSELGRETVSAYAAAKGGLKMLTKNIASEFGEANIQCNGIGPGYIATPQTAPLRERQADGSRHPFDQFIIAKTPAARWGTTEDLAGPAVFLASDASNFVNGHILYVDGGILAYIGKQP
- a CDS encoding RpiB/LacA/LacB family sugar-phosphate isomerase, with the translated sequence MKIALINENSQAAKNGIIYDALTSVTDKHGYQVFNYGMYGTEGESQLTYVQNGLLASILLTTKAADFVVTGCGTGVGAMLALNSFPGVTCGFASEPTEAYLFSQINGGNALSIPFAKGFGWGAELNLTLIFERLFAEPMGGGYPKERAIPEQRNARILSDLKKITYRDLLAIVKDIDQDFLKETISGAHFQEYFFANAEPSELVTYLKSVLEQ